A window from Zonotrichia albicollis isolate bZonAlb1 chromosome 8, bZonAlb1.hap1, whole genome shotgun sequence encodes these proteins:
- the DIRAS3 gene encoding GTP-binding protein Di-Ras3 gives MPEQSNDYRVVVFGAAGVGKSSLVLRFVRGTFRETYIPTIEDTYRQVISCDKSICTLQITDTTGSHQFPAMQRLSISKGHAFILVYSVTSRQSMEDLHPIFDEICQIKGDIQKIPIMLVGNKSDDAQRELDASEGQALASKWKCAFMETSAKMNYNVQELFQELLNLEQRRTISLQVDGKKSKQQKKKDKLQGKCSVM, from the coding sequence ATGCCTGAGCAGAGCAATGATTACCGGGTGGTGGTGTTCGGAGCAGCGGGGGTCGGCAAGAGCTCCCTGGTCCTGCGCTTTGTGAGGGGCACTTTCAGGGAAACCTACATCCCCACCATCGAGGACACGTACCGGCAGGTGATCAGCTGTGACAAGAGCATCTGCACCCTGCAGATCACGGACACCACGGGCAGCCATCAGTTCCCTGCCATGCAGCGGCTCTCCATATCCAAAGGGCATGCCTTCATCTTGGTGTACTCCGTCACCAGCAGGCAGTCCATGGAAGATCTTCACCCCATCTTCGATGAGATCTGTCAGATCAAAGGCGACATCCAGAAAATCCCGATAATGTTGGTGGGGAACAAAAGTGACGACGCGCAGAGGGAGCTGGATGCCAGCGAGGGGCAGGCGCTGGCCAGCAAGTGGAAGTGTGCCTTCATGGAGACGTCAGCCAAAATGAACTACAACGTGCAGGAGCTCTTCCAGGAGCTCTTGAATCTGGAGCAGAGGAGAACTATCAGTCTCCAGGTGGATGGAAAGAAATccaaacagcagaaaaagaaagataaactGCAAGGCAAATGCTCTGTAATGTGA